The following DNA comes from Thermococcus piezophilus.
TTGTTGAGAAAGTTCTCAAGCACGATGGCGCACTCAGGGAGCTCGCCGAAGAACTTAAGGAAAAGAGGGACTTCTTCTACATCGGAAGGAGCATAGGCGTCCCCACCGCCCTGGAAGGAGCTCTCAAGCTCAAGGAGATAAGCTACATCCATGCCGAGGGACTGAGCGCGGGTGAGCTGAAGCACGGCCCGCTGGCACTGCTCGAAGAAGGCGTTCCAGTGGTTGCAATCGCTCCAAGCGGGAAGACCTTCGACAAGATGCTTTCCAACATAGAGGAGGCCAAGGCAAGGGGAGCATACATAATAGCCCTAGGCGATAATGAGAGCCTTAAGAAGGTCTCGGACGTGATTATAGAGATGCCTCCAATGGACGAGCTGCTCACGCCCATAGTTTACGTCGTCCCTCTCCAGATCCTCGCATATCATCTCGCCGTCCTCAGGGGCAACGACCCCGACAAGCCGAGGAATTTGGCCAAGTCAGTTACCGTTGAATGAGGTGGTTTGAATGGTGAAAACCGACGTTAAGGAAAAACGAAAGAAAAAGGAGGAGAAATCCTCCATTTCCGAGTACTATCAGAAGTTCAAGGCCTACGGGCTTCCGCTGATAGTTCTCCTGCTGGCATACATCGGCTTCAAGATAAGGGCCGTTACGTCCAACTACAAGACCTTCCTCGATCCGGATACCTTCTACCACTACGAGCTCTACAAGCTGGCCATCCAAGAGTGGCTCCCCAAGTACTTCCCCTACGCCAACCCACCGACGGGGTTTAAAATAAGCGGGTCCCTTGGCCTCTACGCGGTTCAGGCGTTCTTCTACAAGCTGATTAGTCCGCTCGGCTACGACGTGATGGATGCCTTCAAGCTCTGGCCGCCGTTCGTTGGAGCAATGACCATCATAGCCGTTTATCTCCTCGGAAGGAAGCTCCACTCCAACTGGGCGGGTGTCTGGGCGGCAGCATTCATGATGTTCTCCTACGCTAACTTCAGCAAGACCTACTCGGGTAACAACCGTGGTGAAGGTCCGTTCATGATGTTCTTCCTCTACGCGGTGTTCTTCCTCATCGTGTACCTCGACGAGAAGGAGTGGAACTGGAAGAAAATCCTCTCAGGGTTGCTCTTCCTGATAGCCAGCGTCCTCTACATGGGCGTCTGGCTGGGAAGCCAGTTCGGTGTGGGAATCCTCCTGCTCTTCGCGGCGGCACACACGATAATCCTCTTCGTATTCGGAAAGATTGAAGAGCTCAAGCGCTTTGTTAAAGAATTTTACCCGATCTACGCGCTGTCACTACTCATCGGAATAGCACTGTACCCGACGGGCTTCGTCAGAATAAGGGGCTTCCTTATATTCTCCCTTCAGGCATTCATCGGGCTTTCCGTGCTCGTTGCAATAATGCTGTATGGTGAGCGGGTCGGGCTTAGCTACTCCCACAGAAAGCACCGCTTTGGAACCGTTCTCGCGATCGGCCTGGTTGGCTTTCTCGGCGCCTACCTCTACCTCGGTCCTGACATGTTGAAGTACATGGGCGCCGCGTACCAGTCCAACCCGCTCTACCAGACTGTTGCTGAACTTGCAAAGACTAACTGGAAAACAATAGCCAGCTACTACAGTGTCAAGACCAAAGACGGAATTATCTTCCTGCTCTCACTTGCTGGTTTCATCATAGTGCTTGTCAGGTTCATCAGAAAGCTCCTCAAAAGTGACCTCACCGGCTATAAGGAAGTCTTCCTCGTGACCTACTACATTGGCTCGGTTTATCTGCTCCTCATGGCGGTTAGATTCGTGTTCCAGGCTTCGGGCGCTATACTCCTCTTGGCTGGCGTTGCGATTGGCGAAGTGTTCCTGTTTGTTGAAAACATGAAAGATAGCATCAGCACTAGGGTCCTCTACGCGATGCTCCTCATCCTCCTGTTCCTGCCGCTCCCAATCATAGGTGCCCAGTATATGAACAACGTGGCCATCAACACATCAAAGGCCCAGGGCTCAGTCCCGGCCGACTGGGTGAATACTCTCAAATGGCTCAGGGAGAACAGCGACCCGCTTGACAGTGCCACCAGCTGGTGGGACTACGGCTACTGGATCGAGTCAAGCCTCCTCAGCAACAGGCGCTCTGCCACCGACGGCGGTCACGCCTACGACAGGCGCTACATAGTTGCGGACTTCTTCGCCCACTACGGCAACGAGAGCGAGGTCGACTTCGAGAGCTGGGAGCTCAACTACATGATAGTCTGGCAGCAGGACATCTACAAGTTCAACGCCATAAGCTACCTCGGTGGAGCGATAACCTACGAGGAATACAAGAACAATCCCATGTTCCAGGTGATATACCCGAACTACATCCGCTACGTCAACGAGAGCGGCAAAACGGTAGTCTACATCACCAACGGCCAGTACGCCTACCAGCCGATAATGACCATCGACCTCACTAAGGGCCAGGTCATCCAGGGAAGGGGAGACATACCCTACGTCCTCTACGTCTTCCAGGGCTACGGCCTGCTCGCGTACCAGAGCATAGCCTTCAGCAACTTCGTTAGACTCGCCTTCCACATACCGTACTCCTTCAAGCAGTGGGACGCCCAGATGCTCTTCGCGAACTTCAAGCCGGTCTACACTAACGGTGGAGTTTCGACCTACGAGTTCAGGCCCTTCGCAGTTTACAGGATTGACAAATATGAGAACGGAACATGGAAGGCATTTTACAGCACGACCGCCGGCGGAAAGCTCCCACTCGGCGAACAGAGGCTTAGACTCTGGATCTCAGCCTTCGGCAGGGACGTTAAAGACGCCACCCTGGTCTTTGAGGCCTACAACGGAACCGAGCTGGTCAAGAGGGAAGTCGTTGCGGAGAATGTTAACATCAACTACCTCAACGAGACCCCCGTCGAGGTCAGCCTGACGATACCGAACGTCACCAGCTACCGCTTCGTCCTCATCCAGGACGGCCCTGTCGGAGTGCTTAACGGCGCGCCGAAGGTCGATGGAAAGATTGCCAACCCAAGTTACATCCTTAATGAGGGCCAGAGCGGCCAGCTCGAGCTTACTGCGGCCTTCAGGAAGAACTACACCGCTGACCTCTATCTCAGGGCCAGCATAGTTTA
Coding sequences within:
- a CDS encoding STT3 domain-containing protein; translation: MVKTDVKEKRKKKEEKSSISEYYQKFKAYGLPLIVLLLAYIGFKIRAVTSNYKTFLDPDTFYHYELYKLAIQEWLPKYFPYANPPTGFKISGSLGLYAVQAFFYKLISPLGYDVMDAFKLWPPFVGAMTIIAVYLLGRKLHSNWAGVWAAAFMMFSYANFSKTYSGNNRGEGPFMMFFLYAVFFLIVYLDEKEWNWKKILSGLLFLIASVLYMGVWLGSQFGVGILLLFAAAHTIILFVFGKIEELKRFVKEFYPIYALSLLIGIALYPTGFVRIRGFLIFSLQAFIGLSVLVAIMLYGERVGLSYSHRKHRFGTVLAIGLVGFLGAYLYLGPDMLKYMGAAYQSNPLYQTVAELAKTNWKTIASYYSVKTKDGIIFLLSLAGFIIVLVRFIRKLLKSDLTGYKEVFLVTYYIGSVYLLLMAVRFVFQASGAILLLAGVAIGEVFLFVENMKDSISTRVLYAMLLILLFLPLPIIGAQYMNNVAINTSKAQGSVPADWVNTLKWLRENSDPLDSATSWWDYGYWIESSLLSNRRSATDGGHAYDRRYIVADFFAHYGNESEVDFESWELNYMIVWQQDIYKFNAISYLGGAITYEEYKNNPMFQVIYPNYIRYVNESGKTVVYITNGQYAYQPIMTIDLTKGQVIQGRGDIPYVLYVFQGYGLLAYQSIAFSNFVRLAFHIPYSFKQWDAQMLFANFKPVYTNGGVSTYEFRPFAVYRIDKYENGTWKAFYSTTAGGKLPLGEQRLRLWISAFGRDVKDATLVFEAYNGTELVKREVVAENVNINYLNETPVEVSLTIPNVTSYRFVLIQDGPVGVLNGAPKVDGKIANPSYILNEGQSGQLELTAAFRKNYTADLYLRASIVYYVAPNGKDINQPNFRLEPHMDIITYIPVKKGISVKAGNNTITVQASMPENVFEQYLQELYKKYGEDKVVVVKERIEPIFIAKKEYVIWEG